The following proteins are co-located in the Synechococcus sp. PROS-U-1 genome:
- a CDS encoding photosystem II protein Y, with protein sequence MDARLFLVVAPILAAISWAAFNIGRAAVGQLQLMLKRSRA encoded by the coding sequence ATTGATGCCCGTCTGTTCCTTGTGGTCGCTCCGATCCTCGCCGCCATCAGCTGGGCTGCCTTCAATATCGGCCGTGCTGCGGTGGGTCAGCTGCAGCTGATGCTCAAGCGCAGCCGCGCTTGA
- a CDS encoding gamma carbonic anhydrase family protein, giving the protein MTGSKPWPDPQIDADAWVADSAVVIGNVRMAEGSSLWPMAVARGDLEQISIGAGSNIQDGAVLHGDPGQPVRIGADVTVGHRAVIHGATLDDGCLVGIGAIVLNGVTVGAGALVAAGSVVTKDVPPGTLVMGAPAVVKRDLPPEAIDEQRHHAQRYARLAASHAQNTP; this is encoded by the coding sequence ATGACTGGCTCGAAGCCCTGGCCCGATCCCCAGATCGATGCGGACGCTTGGGTCGCCGATTCCGCTGTTGTAATCGGCAACGTCCGGATGGCTGAGGGCAGCAGCCTCTGGCCCATGGCTGTGGCTCGCGGTGATCTGGAACAGATCAGCATCGGAGCGGGGAGCAACATTCAGGATGGCGCCGTCCTTCATGGTGATCCAGGGCAGCCGGTGCGCATTGGTGCTGACGTCACCGTTGGCCACAGGGCTGTGATCCATGGCGCGACGCTGGACGACGGATGCCTGGTGGGAATTGGCGCCATCGTTCTGAATGGCGTCACTGTTGGAGCAGGTGCTCTGGTCGCCGCTGGATCGGTCGTCACAAAGGATGTGCCCCCTGGGACTCTGGTGATGGGCGCCCCGGCCGTCGTGAAGCGGGATCTTCCTCCCGAAGCGATCGACGAGCAGCGCCACCATGCCCAGCGCTATGCGCGACTGGCGGCATCCCACGCTCAAAACACTCCTTGA
- a CDS encoding NAD(P)-binding protein: MPEVDLAVIGAGLSGCSLIGRLQQLQSAFNIAVVEAGRGPGGRAASRRRRDLNGWFLDHGAPGFALSHSLSDGMDALLSPLISAGVLQQDKRPVLSLDVEAGLSAASNPEACPSGGWWHGLPCMARICEALIESGGSAQLSRQFQTRVRWLERRHDHWLLENEDRSWSLRAQRLVLSGTLLAHPRSLKMLAWDDVPLRSAVAEGVDVGLDAVLTQLQRSQAEVRWNLMVDLGVLELNSDELPSQIWLNDAARKQWKVERLVLQPQSNGRWGLVVHGLDSGEAITPQSHGRLLAQEQKRLVSLLPELLQALPVVSAALKQATPLGVMRWGASRPLNHPLNPELQWCPTSAVGFCGDWIKGPGFGTAEGAIRSGVDLAEQLHADR, encoded by the coding sequence ATGCCTGAGGTTGATCTCGCGGTCATCGGTGCTGGGCTGTCCGGTTGCAGCCTTATTGGCCGGCTTCAGCAGTTGCAATCGGCTTTCAACATCGCAGTCGTTGAGGCTGGACGGGGACCAGGAGGCAGGGCAGCCAGCCGTCGCAGGCGAGATCTAAATGGTTGGTTTCTGGACCATGGAGCCCCTGGCTTTGCCCTCAGCCATTCCCTGTCTGATGGGATGGATGCTCTGCTGTCGCCCTTGATCTCGGCGGGTGTACTTCAGCAGGACAAACGACCTGTGCTGTCACTCGACGTTGAAGCAGGCCTGTCTGCCGCTTCCAACCCTGAGGCCTGTCCAAGCGGGGGGTGGTGGCATGGACTTCCCTGCATGGCCCGCATCTGCGAAGCGCTGATTGAAAGCGGTGGATCAGCACAACTGAGCCGTCAATTCCAGACCCGAGTGCGCTGGTTGGAGCGTCGCCATGATCATTGGTTGCTGGAAAATGAGGACCGGAGCTGGAGCCTCAGGGCCCAGCGACTGGTGCTCAGTGGAACCCTGCTGGCCCATCCCCGCTCCCTGAAGATGCTGGCGTGGGATGACGTCCCCCTGCGATCAGCCGTTGCAGAGGGCGTGGACGTCGGCCTTGATGCGGTGCTCACCCAGCTGCAACGAAGCCAAGCCGAGGTGCGTTGGAACCTGATGGTGGACCTGGGCGTGCTTGAGCTCAACAGCGACGAACTCCCCTCTCAGATCTGGTTGAACGACGCAGCCAGGAAGCAATGGAAGGTGGAACGACTCGTTTTGCAACCTCAAAGCAATGGACGCTGGGGGCTGGTGGTGCATGGTTTGGATTCCGGAGAAGCGATCACACCCCAAAGCCATGGACGCCTGCTTGCCCAAGAGCAAAAGCGCCTGGTGAGCCTGTTGCCCGAACTGCTCCAGGCTCTGCCGGTGGTTTCAGCCGCGTTGAAGCAGGCGACTCCCTTGGGTGTGATGCGATGGGGGGCCTCACGCCCCCTGAACCACCCGCTCAACCCAGAACTGCAGTGGTGCCCCACCAGCGCGGTGGGCTTTTGCGGCGACTGGATCAAGGGTCCTGGCTTCGGGACAGCGGAGGGAGCGATTCGAAGCGGCGTGGATCTCGCTGAACAGCTGCACGCTGACCGCTAA
- a CDS encoding DUF3764 family protein, with amino-acid sequence MTETTVLDFKLSNTFEEYRAHMNAPEQQAMFAEMGVKTFFIGVCKDDPKRATVMFQGPEDVLYNIFTNPETKPIVEASGHVYEGTVITRWLA; translated from the coding sequence ATGACTGAGACAACTGTTCTGGACTTCAAGCTCAGCAACACGTTTGAGGAATATCGCGCACATATGAATGCTCCTGAGCAGCAAGCGATGTTTGCCGAGATGGGAGTAAAGACCTTCTTTATTGGTGTCTGCAAGGACGACCCCAAAAGAGCGACAGTGATGTTTCAAGGACCCGAAGACGTCCTCTACAACATCTTCACGAACCCAGAGACCAAGCCGATTGTCGAAGCCTCTGGTCATGTCTACGAAGGCACCGTGATTACTCGTTGGCTTGCGTGA
- a CDS encoding carbamoyl-phosphate synthase has translation MLRRLSVGLLASAIAIAPLPTKAQDGTAEDLGVMSISLKDVVKPTIGFQGALQGAGTPNQAGIGGFLPLSVGENSIWFLDALVNAHFGDRDGYSSIINTDVAGTTVSTSSRFGYRFLNGDRTWMYGLNAGYDSRPMNTGRTDTGIKVSGTKNSAFFQQVAFDAEAVSKQWNINVYALVPFGDTQQRLNWFYEGGALDTFGLNVGYRVAPKLISSIGYYYQSGDHGSADGSGFLGELKYEVNNSMAAKLNISYDRAFDTRATVAIEFRFRTSTNDSNDAQKDVVIASLTSTPRNRNIRVHDTIASIDKCWKYKNNGTTLSNNVESCESTSTGYESATDAEYTKDKAYESCTKKAGAFSYSETLKTSIKTGETMKYEYYCQINS, from the coding sequence ATGCTGCGCCGTCTTTCCGTAGGTCTTCTAGCTTCTGCCATCGCCATTGCGCCCCTTCCAACCAAGGCTCAGGACGGCACTGCAGAAGATCTTGGTGTGATGAGCATCAGTCTTAAGGATGTGGTCAAGCCCACCATTGGTTTTCAAGGTGCATTGCAAGGTGCAGGAACACCAAACCAAGCCGGTATAGGCGGGTTCCTTCCACTGTCTGTTGGAGAGAACAGTATTTGGTTCCTTGATGCCTTGGTCAATGCCCACTTCGGCGACCGAGACGGCTATAGCAGCATCATTAACACCGATGTTGCTGGCACCACTGTTAGCACCTCGTCTCGCTTTGGCTATCGCTTTTTGAATGGTGATCGCACTTGGATGTATGGGCTAAATGCTGGATATGACAGCCGCCCCATGAATACAGGTAGAACTGATACTGGCATCAAAGTAAGCGGAACAAAAAATAGTGCTTTCTTCCAGCAGGTTGCATTCGATGCAGAGGCAGTTTCGAAACAATGGAATATCAATGTTTACGCCTTAGTGCCATTTGGAGACACGCAGCAGAGACTGAATTGGTTTTACGAGGGTGGTGCACTTGATACTTTTGGCCTAAATGTTGGATATCGAGTAGCGCCAAAGCTGATCAGCTCTATAGGCTATTATTATCAAAGCGGTGATCACGGATCTGCGGATGGCTCCGGCTTTTTAGGAGAGCTGAAGTACGAGGTCAACAATAGTATGGCGGCCAAATTAAATATTTCTTACGACAGAGCATTCGATACTAGGGCAACTGTTGCGATTGAGTTTCGCTTCCGCACTTCGACAAATGATTCAAATGATGCGCAAAAAGACGTCGTAATTGCATCGCTTACCTCTACTCCGAGAAACAGAAATATTAGAGTTCATGACACCATTGCTAGCATCGACAAGTGCTGGAAATACAAGAACAACGGAACAACGTTGTCCAATAACGTCGAGTCCTGCGAGTCAACTTCTACCGGCTACGAGAGTGCAACTGACGCTGAGTACACTAAGGATAAAGCTTACGAGAGTTGCACGAAAAAAGCGGGAGCATTTAGTTATAGTGAAACCCTGAAAACATCTATTAAAACTGGCGAAACCATGAAATACGAATATTATTGCCAAATTAATTCATGA
- a CDS encoding DUF1254 domain-containing protein, with product MKSKIKKGLIASAACLATSIGASLAMSANAPVFAGSMPSNCSDIKPAFKKEASTIAVVNADNYAFAETEIILGDYVEKIAKATCSDGMGVFMHLRKAMDPKDKTILRANFDTLYSMAVLDLTSPATITLPASDRLQILEVISSDSWIPLQSSKPGGYEITEEMVGSRFAYVIIRTQVNMQDPADIMWVGEIQDKIHISQESRGEFVQTKNWDRDQMLRMRSNYQKEKEAKGINSEDVFGKKGEISSEMRNIGVAYGWGALTKKGAVYPSIAIPVSGKGLTLTLNDVPMADNAFWSVTIYDKDGFAQGDNYNINSSFAKKSDNGSYVLNFGKDSTKENFLEIYPGSNATLRIYSPQEAYFDGSWKVPEIHSAIGVN from the coding sequence ATGAAATCAAAAATTAAAAAGGGCCTTATTGCGTCTGCTGCTTGTCTTGCCACTTCCATTGGAGCTTCATTGGCAATGAGTGCCAATGCTCCTGTTTTTGCTGGCAGCATGCCTTCAAATTGCTCCGATATCAAACCTGCCTTTAAAAAAGAGGCTTCAACAATAGCCGTTGTTAATGCAGACAACTATGCGTTTGCTGAAACGGAAATAATCCTTGGTGATTACGTTGAAAAAATTGCTAAGGCAACATGTTCAGATGGCATGGGTGTTTTCATGCATCTCCGCAAGGCAATGGATCCAAAAGATAAAACCATATTAAGAGCGAATTTCGATACGTTGTATTCGATGGCTGTTCTTGACTTGACAAGTCCAGCAACGATTACCTTGCCAGCCTCCGACCGCTTGCAAATCCTGGAAGTCATTAGCTCAGATTCCTGGATTCCATTGCAATCTAGCAAGCCTGGAGGCTATGAAATCACAGAAGAAATGGTTGGAAGCCGCTTCGCATATGTCATTATTCGCACTCAGGTAAATATGCAGGACCCCGCTGACATCATGTGGGTTGGCGAGATTCAAGATAAAATACATATCAGCCAAGAGAGTCGCGGCGAATTTGTACAAACTAAAAACTGGGATAGGGACCAAATGCTTAGAATGAGGTCAAACTATCAAAAGGAAAAAGAGGCAAAAGGTATTAATTCCGAAGATGTATTTGGCAAGAAAGGCGAGATCAGTTCTGAGATGAGAAATATAGGGGTCGCCTACGGGTGGGGAGCGCTGACAAAAAAGGGGGCTGTCTACCCCTCTATCGCAATTCCTGTCTCTGGCAAAGGTTTGACACTCACGCTCAATGATGTGCCTATGGCTGATAATGCTTTTTGGTCAGTAACTATTTACGATAAAGATGGATTTGCTCAAGGAGATAATTATAATATCAATAGCTCCTTCGCGAAGAAGAGCGACAACGGAAGCTATGTGCTCAATTTCGGAAAAGATTCAACAAAAGAAAATTTTCTAGAAATTTATCCTGGCTCAAACGCCACCCTTCGAATCTACTCTCCCCAAGAGGCTTATTTTGACGGGAGCTGGAAAGTTCCTGAAATACATTCTGCTATTGGTGTTAATTAA
- a CDS encoding DUF1651 domain-containing protein translates to MHRDATREGWLIIRVGFWISRFHRNEKACFPDPRVFVEHGREMLSGEPACPVQAAGIPAPR, encoded by the coding sequence TTGCATAGGGACGCAACGCGAGAGGGCTGGCTCATCATTCGGGTCGGCTTTTGGATCAGCCGCTTTCACCGCAACGAGAAGGCATGTTTTCCTGATCCACGGGTGTTCGTGGAGCATGGGCGGGAGATGCTCAGTGGCGAACCTGCTTGCCCTGTTCAAGCGGCAGGAATCCCTGCGCCGCGATAG
- a CDS encoding high light inducible protein — protein MDSKFGFSSFAETWNGRLAMMGFIIGLGTELLTGQGILSQIGMG, from the coding sequence ATGGACAGCAAGTTCGGCTTCTCTTCTTTCGCTGAAACCTGGAACGGCCGCCTCGCAATGATGGGATTCATCATTGGCCTTGGGACTGAGCTACTCACCGGCCAAGGGATCCTTTCTCAGATCGGAATGGGCTGA
- a CDS encoding reprolysin-like metallopeptidase gives MKKIKVRELIHSNEEIKDMKEAVGSDLTLKIYISPGGEPHTAWDDRAQKDIRTKTKRPADWQYRVMREAFSRVNNEFGIKIKVVNKEKNSHTQVKVTTVPHADAVNGAWGRGTDGDIYLSMTYQSGLEGRKYPDAHKNPDAFPHDDWERSVWQKIFIHELGHLLGLEHPWDKDDGDWAVSSSDDPTVETIMGYEDEGRSGQVMNWFQEIDIKALKRIWGTADSPVGSDEEEVVSINKPFSFNKKSIDKITGFNPSTDTLEISTVSFGVDSSATFVAARNKKMIKRQFDKLDIDFLYDQKQGGLYFNENGVDQGFGDGGIIAILKGGPGLTADNLVFN, from the coding sequence ATGAAAAAGATCAAAGTCAGAGAGCTCATTCATTCGAATGAGGAAATTAAAGACATGAAGGAAGCTGTAGGCAGCGATTTGACTTTAAAAATCTATATATCTCCTGGTGGAGAGCCGCATACTGCCTGGGACGATAGGGCACAGAAAGATATAAGAACTAAGACTAAGCGACCAGCTGATTGGCAGTACAGAGTTATGAGGGAAGCGTTTTCAAGAGTCAACAACGAATTTGGGATTAAAATCAAGGTTGTTAATAAAGAAAAAAATTCTCACACCCAAGTCAAGGTGACAACCGTCCCGCACGCTGATGCGGTGAATGGAGCCTGGGGAAGAGGCACTGATGGTGACATTTATTTGTCAATGACTTATCAATCTGGTCTTGAGGGAAGAAAATATCCCGATGCTCATAAGAATCCAGATGCCTTTCCTCATGACGATTGGGAGAGATCGGTGTGGCAAAAAATCTTTATTCATGAATTAGGTCACCTCCTCGGATTAGAGCATCCATGGGATAAAGATGATGGTGACTGGGCAGTATCCAGTTCAGACGATCCTACTGTTGAAACTATTATGGGCTACGAAGATGAAGGGCGGTCGGGGCAGGTGATGAATTGGTTTCAAGAGATCGACATCAAAGCTCTTAAACGGATATGGGGAACGGCAGATTCTCCAGTGGGTTCAGATGAAGAGGAAGTTGTGTCAATCAATAAGCCATTCAGTTTTAATAAGAAATCAATAGATAAAATTACTGGCTTCAACCCATCGACCGACACCCTGGAAATCAGTACCGTTAGCTTTGGTGTCGATAGCTCTGCTACCTTTGTAGCTGCTAGGAATAAGAAGATGATCAAAAGGCAATTTGACAAGTTGGATATCGACTTCCTCTATGATCAAAAGCAAGGTGGTCTCTACTTCAACGAAAATGGTGTAGATCAAGGGTTTGGTGATGGTGGCATCATTGCTATCCTCAAGGGTGGTCCAGGTCTGACTGCAGACAATCTGGTGTTCAATTGA
- a CDS encoding DUF3764 family protein yields MTETTVLDFKLSNTFEEYRAYMNAPDQQAMFAEMGVKTFFIGVCKDDPQRATVIFQGPEDVLYNIFTNPETKPIVEASGHVYEGTVITRWLA; encoded by the coding sequence ATGACTGAGACAACTGTTCTGGACTTCAAGCTCAGCAACACGTTTGAGGAATATCGCGCATATATGAATGCGCCTGATCAGCAAGCGATGTTTGCCGAGATGGGAGTCAAGACCTTCTTTATCGGTGTCTGCAAAGACGACCCCCAAAGAGCGACAGTGATATTTCAAGGACCCGAAGACGTCCTCTACAACATCTTCACGAACCCAGAGACCAAGCCGATTGTTGAAGCTTCTGGTCATGTCTATGAAGGCACCGTGATCACTCGCTGGCTTGCGTAG
- a CDS encoding DUF3104 domain-containing protein, which translates to MSVDHSVVPFTRSEEWSQPVFLSVKAGMTVICGDSNSDDWWMADVIHVDGGARDPKVQTLFQVADVDAGLVRWVCADLVTHIVTRC; encoded by the coding sequence ATGTCGGTCGACCATTCCGTTGTTCCGTTCACCCGCTCAGAGGAGTGGTCGCAGCCCGTGTTCTTGTCGGTGAAGGCAGGCATGACAGTCATCTGTGGCGACAGTAATTCCGATGACTGGTGGATGGCTGACGTGATCCACGTCGATGGAGGTGCCAGGGATCCGAAGGTGCAGACCCTGTTCCAGGTGGCTGATGTCGATGCAGGGCTGGTTCGGTGGGTCTGCGCTGACCTTGTCACTCACATCGTTACTCGCTGCTGA
- a CDS encoding chlorophyll a/b-binding protein: MASSTPNDDWFQNAAAVQIRNERLERAELLNGRAAMIGFVIGVLTEALTGHGIVSQITFGVFGCN; encoded by the coding sequence ATGGCGTCTTCCACCCCCAACGACGACTGGTTCCAGAACGCAGCCGCAGTTCAAATCCGCAATGAGCGCCTTGAGCGGGCCGAGCTGCTCAATGGACGTGCCGCAATGATCGGCTTTGTCATTGGAGTGCTGACAGAGGCCCTGACGGGACATGGAATCGTCAGCCAGATCACTTTTGGCGTGTTCGGTTGCAACTGA
- a CDS encoding DUF427 domain-containing protein, translating into MRRVENVSGYPRPPLIELVSGSVEICIAREVIAQDQRYVRVCETFHPPAIYLHPSAFKSGTLQPSTGRPSFCEWKGVASYWDVSAVDGTSRRIRAGWSYSNPTQSFSLLAGWISIYPRSVDGCTLEGEIVLPQPGEFYGGWITPWIRGPFKGDSCHPELI; encoded by the coding sequence ATGCGTCGCGTTGAAAATGTGTCGGGGTATCCTCGACCCCCCTTGATTGAGCTTGTCTCCGGTTCTGTCGAAATCTGTATCGCGAGAGAGGTGATTGCCCAAGATCAGCGTTATGTGCGGGTGTGTGAGACATTTCATCCCCCCGCGATTTATCTCCATCCTTCGGCGTTCAAGTCTGGCACGCTCCAGCCTTCGACGGGACGACCTTCGTTTTGTGAATGGAAGGGAGTGGCGTCGTACTGGGATGTCAGCGCTGTCGATGGAACCAGTCGTCGTATTCGTGCCGGCTGGAGTTATTCCAATCCAACGCAATCGTTTTCTCTATTGGCCGGCTGGATCAGCATTTATCCAAGAAGCGTTGATGGTTGCACGTTGGAAGGAGAGATTGTTTTGCCTCAGCCAGGTGAGTTTTATGGAGGCTGGATCACCCCCTGGATCCGAGGTCCGTTCAAGGGGGACTCCTGCCATCCAGAACTGATTTGA
- a CDS encoding site-specific integrase: MRLAVDHNGHRQTVTLPYGWTEEGAAAALPRIQQIAKRFGNGDAITLAKAAQGAETSSSNQKLNILKLAEEFRKTRPTCNDDTWKNKYQRAINNIRDCLEGKNKPKDGTDLCQQALEQWEHGSRQRQVMRQAAYSFLRWGVERGHLKPCYLPPEAEPEVKRPKRVGYPLSDAQILRLLDSLPKGEQHTRWRFGLQLMAVYGIRPEELRWLRIKDDQLWSFYRKSQGGRNGAKTEPRRLYPLLVRDIDGTPIDWNLQARIQINEELPPLNGEGEGGNAVGTYLKRRTTWNSMRMEAEQISEQLTPYSFRHRYAKRSHAMNLPIANICAAMGHTIEVHLKSYARFKPDSTQDLYAAANAR; this comes from the coding sequence ATGCGCCTTGCCGTCGATCACAACGGTCACAGGCAAACCGTGACGCTGCCCTATGGGTGGACCGAAGAAGGCGCTGCCGCCGCTCTCCCCCGTATTCAGCAGATCGCCAAACGCTTCGGCAACGGTGATGCCATAACGCTCGCTAAAGCTGCCCAGGGAGCTGAAACCAGCTCAAGCAACCAGAAGCTGAACATCCTCAAGCTCGCCGAAGAATTCAGGAAAACCCGACCGACCTGTAACGACGACACGTGGAAGAACAAATACCAGCGGGCGATCAACAACATCCGTGACTGCCTCGAGGGGAAGAACAAGCCGAAGGACGGCACCGATCTTTGTCAGCAGGCGTTGGAGCAATGGGAACACGGCTCAAGGCAACGGCAGGTGATGCGCCAAGCCGCTTATTCCTTCCTCCGCTGGGGTGTTGAACGCGGACACCTCAAACCCTGCTACCTGCCACCAGAGGCGGAGCCAGAAGTCAAAAGACCCAAGCGTGTTGGCTATCCGCTTTCCGACGCGCAGATCCTTCGCCTGTTGGATTCACTGCCCAAAGGTGAACAACACACGCGATGGCGGTTTGGGCTGCAGCTGATGGCGGTTTACGGGATTCGTCCCGAGGAGTTGCGTTGGCTGCGGATCAAGGATGACCAGCTCTGGAGCTTCTACCGAAAGTCACAGGGCGGGCGAAATGGTGCGAAGACAGAACCGCGTCGGCTTTATCCCCTCCTTGTTCGGGACATTGACGGGACGCCGATCGACTGGAACCTGCAGGCGCGGATTCAGATCAACGAAGAGTTGCCACCACTCAACGGTGAAGGCGAAGGGGGCAACGCTGTTGGCACCTATCTGAAACGCCGCACAACGTGGAATTCAATGCGGATGGAAGCCGAGCAGATCTCAGAGCAGCTGACCCCGTATTCATTCCGTCATCGATACGCGAAGAGGTCGCACGCAATGAACCTGCCGATTGCAAATATCTGCGCGGCGATGGGACACACGATTGAGGTTCATCTCAAGAGCTACGCCCGATTCAAACCTGATTCGACTCAGGATCTGTATGCAGCGGCAAACGCTCGCTGA
- a CDS encoding phage tail tape measure protein, translating to MADTQVNIQVRTSGQQAVDRLDRSFNKANKSSQLLAGALGKLGAAFAGLTVANRFFKGFAEADKARAAVRSLGVNVTELESQLKRVSVESGNLASTTELLGASYDVASAGFGNAADNAQILEASLKGAVGGMSELGTVSDAVTSVLNAYGMTADQAGKLVDGFIQTQNDGKIVVDQYAQQIGRLAPIAAAAGVSIEEVNAAVSAVTATGVSAESTFAGLRQAIAAILKPTSEASKLADELGINFNAQALEANGLGGVLQDVIDKTGGSQAEMTKLFGSVEALTALLPLTNDNLETYNSNLDNQIDKTGQADKATEDLGGTVTTQIDRILNGIGNVARTLDTVLGPALNRILSKINAIIIAANKALLALTDLDVGAANQALAKGATAISFGATSEGVDQLSASLDNLNPSTARSAESLEKIRGTVFRVQEQLTRIRPEDINASSAVDLQGKAQKIISAVDNRIGELKKLEEKVEEVVKPLPIVDPDPDTTTSSGTGTGSGAASIKRDNSQATNDALKASQDSLAVAAQRLKVSQAESGLLKDEEELSLRILKINQRFDDLAKGALSDQQKQNIELTRGLELRRASLEAQKGMMNSAQSEFNDFFKKQPEAASLLNTELTETEQLVNSLYGSIAGDLTNGIKGLIDGTKDWKDVLGDVLNSISSILLQFGTKMLGASLGIPGFAEGGTIKPNSLAVVGEKGPELVRAGNAPMEVYSNAESRQMVSRGESSLMAMNSYSHAASPSYSPKFETVNFAGENYVTVDQMNQAVTSGMDIAAKQGAKMGEMRTMASLKNNRSARSRIGI from the coding sequence ATGGCTGATACCCAAGTAAATATTCAGGTAAGAACTAGCGGACAGCAGGCGGTAGACCGCTTAGATAGGTCATTCAATAAGGCAAATAAAAGCTCTCAACTCCTTGCTGGTGCTCTTGGAAAGCTTGGTGCTGCTTTCGCTGGACTGACTGTTGCAAATAGGTTTTTCAAGGGCTTTGCAGAGGCAGATAAAGCACGTGCTGCGGTTCGTTCTCTTGGGGTCAATGTCACTGAGCTTGAATCTCAACTAAAGCGGGTATCTGTTGAATCAGGCAACCTCGCCAGCACTACTGAGCTGCTTGGTGCGTCTTATGACGTTGCCTCTGCTGGATTTGGCAATGCTGCTGATAATGCTCAGATCCTCGAGGCATCGCTCAAGGGTGCTGTTGGCGGGATGTCAGAACTTGGCACCGTCAGTGATGCTGTCACCAGTGTCTTGAATGCTTATGGAATGACTGCTGACCAAGCAGGAAAACTGGTTGATGGATTCATCCAAACCCAGAACGACGGCAAGATTGTTGTTGACCAATACGCGCAACAGATTGGTCGCTTGGCTCCTATCGCGGCAGCGGCTGGGGTCAGCATTGAAGAGGTCAACGCAGCCGTTTCTGCTGTTACCGCCACGGGTGTTTCTGCAGAGTCCACATTTGCTGGTTTACGGCAGGCGATTGCTGCAATTCTCAAGCCAACGTCAGAAGCATCGAAGCTGGCAGATGAGCTTGGAATTAACTTCAACGCTCAAGCCTTAGAGGCGAATGGTCTTGGTGGAGTCCTCCAGGACGTTATTGATAAGACAGGCGGCAGTCAGGCTGAGATGACGAAGCTGTTTGGCAGCGTCGAGGCATTGACGGCATTGTTGCCGCTAACCAATGACAATCTCGAAACCTACAACTCAAACCTAGATAATCAAATTGATAAGACTGGGCAGGCGGATAAAGCAACAGAAGATTTAGGCGGAACTGTTACGACTCAGATTGACCGAATTCTGAATGGTATTGGTAACGTTGCACGCACATTAGATACGGTGCTCGGACCAGCGCTTAATCGTATCCTGAGCAAAATCAATGCAATTATTATTGCAGCAAATAAAGCATTGCTTGCGCTGACTGACTTGGATGTTGGTGCTGCTAATCAGGCACTGGCAAAAGGCGCAACAGCTATAAGCTTCGGCGCTACGTCCGAAGGCGTTGACCAACTTTCGGCAAGTCTTGATAACTTAAATCCTTCCACTGCTCGAAGTGCCGAGTCACTTGAAAAAATTCGCGGGACTGTTTTCAGAGTCCAAGAACAATTAACCCGCATTCGCCCTGAAGACATCAATGCCTCGTCTGCTGTTGATTTGCAGGGTAAGGCTCAAAAGATTATTTCTGCAGTAGATAATCGAATTGGTGAGTTGAAGAAACTGGAGGAGAAGGTTGAAGAGGTTGTCAAGCCGCTGCCAATTGTCGACCCTGACCCCGATACCACAACGTCTTCAGGCACTGGTACTGGAAGTGGTGCCGCTTCAATCAAGAGAGATAACAGTCAAGCCACTAACGATGCTTTGAAGGCTTCTCAAGATTCACTAGCAGTGGCAGCGCAACGCCTGAAAGTGTCTCAGGCTGAATCTGGTTTGTTGAAAGATGAAGAGGAATTGAGTCTTAGAATTCTAAAAATCAACCAACGCTTTGATGATTTAGCGAAAGGTGCTTTATCAGATCAGCAAAAACAAAATATTGAGTTGACCAGAGGGCTTGAATTGCGACGTGCATCACTAGAGGCACAAAAGGGAATGATGAACTCTGCACAGAGTGAGTTTAATGACTTCTTCAAAAAACAGCCTGAAGCGGCAAGTCTGTTAAATACAGAGCTGACAGAAACTGAACAGCTTGTAAATTCACTTTATGGCTCTATTGCTGGTGACTTAACGAATGGAATTAAGGGTTTGATCGACGGGACTAAGGACTGGAAAGATGTGCTTGGTGATGTATTGAATTCTATTAGCAGTATCTTGCTTCAGTTTGGCACGAAGATGCTTGGTGCATCGCTTGGTATTCCTGGCTTTGCAGAGGGCGGCACCATCAAGCCAAATTCCCTCGCTGTTGTCGGTGAGAAGGGTCCAGAGTTGGTGCGGGCTGGGAATGCCCCGATGGAGGTTTACAGCAACGCTGAGAGTCGTCAGATGGTCAGCCGTGGTGAATCAAGCCTGATGGCAATGAATTCTTATTCACATGCTGCGTCTCCGTCATATTCACCGAAGTTTGAGACGGTGAACTTTGCTGGCGAGAATTATGTGACGGTGGACCAGATGAATCAAGCGGTGACATCTGGGATGGATATTGCGGCGAAACAAGGCGCGAAGATGGGCGAGATGAGAACAATGGCATCACTCAAGAACAACCGTTCTGCACGGTCAAGGATTGGAATATGA